The window TCCAGGTTCGCCCCCGGGCCGCCCCGGTCCACCACGATGAAGTCGCGCACCGCGTCCAGCACGATCAGCGGGTGGTGCCAGACGTTGCGCGCGTAGTTCACGCCCTGCCAGCCGTGGGTGACGAAGGCCTGAGGGGGGCCGGGACGCCCGCCCGCGTCGGGCGCCACCACGATCAGGCAGGGCGCCGGGTCCAGGGGCAGGAAGGCCTGCGACCCCAGCGGATGGCGCTCCATCAGCCGCAGCCGCACGGGCGCCGCCTGCGGCCGGGCGCGGAACACGTTGAGCAGCGTGCGGCCGCCCTCGGCGGCGACGTCCACGCTGGCGAGGTCGTGGAAACGGGTCGTCGTGCCCGCGTTGATGACCTGCTGACGGGCGTGCGCCAGCTCGACGACGTCGCCGAACGCGGCGAAGGCCGCGGCGTCGAGCGGGCGGGGCCGCAGGATCCTCATGTCGCGCCGCCGGCGGCGGGGCCGAGCGGGGCGAAGCGCTGCCGCGCGAAGTTGGCGACGTGCGGCGCGAAGCCCATGAAGCCCTTGACGGCGTGGAACTCCGGCGTGTCGTAGACCCAGTCGCCGGCCACTTCGTACAGGGCCGCGTACTTCGGCCCGCCCTCCAGCGAGACGAAGCGCCGCGCCGACAGCCAACCCGGACACGCCAGCAGGGCCGGCACGTGCACCGTGTCGTACCAGTGGTTGAAGGCCGCCTCGTGCGCCGGATCGACGTCCACGCGCACCAGGTGCAGCTGCGGCGCGGCGGCGCTCATGGCGCGGCCTCCACCGGCGGCCTCTGGCGCGGGAACTTCAGCGTCGCCTCGACCTTGAGCACCTGCTGGCCGCGCTCGTTGGTCGCGCTGGCCTGCCACACGACGCTGCGCGTGCGCGGGTTCATCTGGGCGATCCAGACCTTGAAGTCGAGCGTGTCGTCGTAGAACACCGGGCCGGTGAACCAGAAGCGGTCCTCGATCGACACGCCCAGCGTGCCGGCGAGTTCGGCCGACAGGACGCTGGTGCAGATGCCCGCGACCAGGATGCCCGGGGCCAGGCGCCGGCCGAAGCGTGTCGTCTCCGCGTAGCTTTCGTCGACGTGCACGGGACCGAAGTCGCCCGTGGCGGCGATGTAGAGCGCGCCGTCGGCCTCGGTGATGGTCTTGCGCACCGACACGGTCTCGCCCAGGCGCAGGCGGTCGAAGGACTTGAGTTCGTACATGGACGCGGCCCTCCGGTCGTCAGTCGCGCGGCCGCGCGGCGTGCACGGGCACCAGCGTGGCGGTGCCCCGGACCGTCACCTCGCCGTCGGCGGTGGTGCAGCGCACGTCGAACGCGGCCCGGGTCGCGGTGGCTTCCAGCACCTCGACGCGCGACTCGATCGTCTCGCCCACCAGCACCGGCCGCGTGAAATCGATCGCCAGCCCGCCCAGGCGCCAGCCCGGCCCGGCCAGGCGGTCGAGCGCCGTGGTCGCCAGCGCCACCGCGATCAGCTCGAACGCCAGCGCCTGCGCGAAGCCGGCCTCGGCGGCGGCGCGCCGGTCGACGTGCAGCGGCGCCATGTTGCCGCTGATGCCGGTGTACATCGCCTGCTCGGCGACGGTGAGCGTCTTGCGGAACGACAGGTGGTCGCCGACTCGGAGCGCGGCCGGGGTCACAGAGCGAGCCCGTTCCTGATGACCGCCTTGGCGATCAGCATGCGGTGGATCTCGGACGTGCCGTCGTACAGGCGCGTGACGCGGCTGTCGCGGTAGATGCGCTCGAGCGGCAGCTCCTTGCAGAAGCCCATGCCGCCGAAGACCTGGATGCCCCGGTCGGCCACGCGGCCGATCATCTCGGAGGCGTGGAGCTTGACCATCGAGACCTTGTCGCGCGGATCGCGCCCCTGATCGAGCTCCCAGGCGGTATTGAGCACCATCATCCGCGTCGCGAAGATCTCGGTGGCCGAGTCCGCGATCATCTGCTGCACCATCTGGAAGTCGCCGATCGGCTGGCCGAACTGGCGGCGCTCGCCCGCGTGGACCCGCATCATCTCCAGCACCCGGGACGCCATGCCGACCGCGCGCGCGCCGATGTGCGCGAGGCGGATGCCCGCCACGCTGTTCATGATCAGCCGGAAGCCGCCGCCGACCTCGCCGAGCACCGCGTCGGCCGGGATGGCGCAGCCCTCGAACGACAGCTCGGCGTGGCCGTAGCCACGGTGGCCCATCATCGGCTGCACCCGCGCGACGTGGAAGCCCGGCGTGCCCTTGTCCACCAGGAACAGCGTGATGCCGCCGCGCGCGCGCTTCTCGCGGTCGGTCAGCGCCATCACGATCACGTAGTCGGCGATGTCGCCGTCGCTGATGAAGTGCTTGCCGCCGTCGAGGATCCAGCGGTCGCCCTCGCGCCGGGCGGTGGTCGAGATCGACGCCGCGTCGGAGCCCGCGCCGGGTTCGGTGATGGCCATGGCGCAGATCTTCTCGCCCTTGACGGTGGGCAGCAGGTAGCGCCCGCGCTGGTCGGCGTCGCAGGCCAGCAGCATCGGATAGACCTGGCCGAACACGCGCCGGATCAGCGCGTCGGAGGTCTTGCCCAGCTCCTCCTCGACCAGGCAGGTGGTCACGTGGTCGAGGCCGCCACCGCCGCAGGACTCGGGCATGTTCATGGCGAACAGGCCCAGTTCCTGCGCCTTGGCGCGCACGCGCGCCAAGGCCTCGGGCGGCACGTGGCCCAGGGCCTCGGTCTCGTTCTCGAGCGGCTGCACCTCGTGGGTGACGAAGCGGCGCACGGTGTCCAGGAGCAGCTGGGTGTCGGGCGGGATGGAGAAATCGAACATGGCGGGGCGGTCGGTCAGGAGGAAGCGGGCGCGGCGGGCGTGAGGGGGGCGGTGGGCGCGGCGGCGGCGCGAGCGGCCGGCGGTTCGCCGACGGTGCGGGCGGCGATCAGCGCGTCGATCGCCGCGTCGCCGTAACCGAGTTCGCCGAGCACGTCGCGCGTCTGCTGGCCCAGGCGCTGCGGCGCCCAGCGCACGGCCGGGGCCTGGCCGTCGTAGCGCAGCGGGTGGTTGAGCAGCGTGATCGGCGCGCCCTCGACGCTCTCGGCGTCGATGAAGACGCCCAGGTGGGCGAGCTGCGGGTCGTCGCGCAGCTGGTCGTAGTCCTGCACCGGCATGTGCCAGATGCCGCGCGCGGCGAGCAGCGGCAGCCACTGCGCGGTGGTGCGATCGGGCAGTCGCGCCGCGACCAGGCGGGTGATCTCGGCGCTGTGCGCGAAGCTGTCGGCGGTGTCGAATCCGGCCAGCGCGGGCAGGTCCAGCGCGACCGCCAGGTCGGCCGGCGCCGCCATCGAGATCGCCAGGTGGCCGTCGGCCGTCGCGTGGATGCCCGAGGGCCCCGAGCCGCACCAGCTGGCCAGCCCGTGCGGACCGCGCGAGGTGGCCGAGCGCGCGCCGTTCATCCAGGCCGTCATCGATTCGGCCTGCAGGTCGATGGCCGACTGCAGC of the Comamonadaceae bacterium OTU4NAUVB1 genome contains:
- a CDS encoding ureidoglycolate lyase, whose protein sequence is MRILRPRPLDAAAFAAFGDVVELAHARQQVINAGTTTRFHDLASVDVAAEGGRTLLNVFRARPQAAPVRLRLMERHPLGSQAFLPLDPAPCLIVVAPDAGGRPGPPQAFVTHGWQGVNYARNVWHHPLIVLDAVRDFIVVDRGGPGANLEECPFDDAVFVEWSPAAD
- a CDS encoding MaoC family dehydratase N-terminal domain-containing protein; amino-acid sequence: MYELKSFDRLRLGETVSVRKTITEADGALYIAATGDFGPVHVDESYAETTRFGRRLAPGILVAGICTSVLSAELAGTLGVSIEDRFWFTGPVFYDDTLDFKVWIAQMNPRTRSVVWQASATNERGQQVLKVEATLKFPRQRPPVEAAP
- a CDS encoding acyl-CoA dehydrogenase family protein; its protein translation is MFDFSIPPDTQLLLDTVRRFVTHEVQPLENETEALGHVPPEALARVRAKAQELGLFAMNMPESCGGGGLDHVTTCLVEEELGKTSDALIRRVFGQVYPMLLACDADQRGRYLLPTVKGEKICAMAITEPGAGSDAASISTTARREGDRWILDGGKHFISDGDIADYVIVMALTDREKRARGGITLFLVDKGTPGFHVARVQPMMGHRGYGHAELSFEGCAIPADAVLGEVGGGFRLIMNSVAGIRLAHIGARAVGMASRVLEMMRVHAGERRQFGQPIGDFQMVQQMIADSATEIFATRMMVLNTAWELDQGRDPRDKVSMVKLHASEMIGRVADRGIQVFGGMGFCKELPLERIYRDSRVTRLYDGTSEIHRMLIAKAVIRNGLAL
- a CDS encoding CoA transferase, coding for MLSGFKVISFNHFHAGPMAAQLLADMGADVIAVEPLDGAFHRNWAVANHFVAGQSVNLLTTGRNKRSLALDMKSADGKAVARRLVEDADVLMENFRPGAMERLGLGHEQVRAFNPRIVYASVSGYGASGPDRDLPGQDLLLQARSGFAARTGRADGPPTPAGPVIVDQHAASLLAMGILAALLARERTGEGRRVEGSLLQSAIDLQAESMTAWMNGARSATSRGPHGLASWCGSGPSGIHATADGHLAISMAAPADLAVALDLPALAGFDTADSFAHSAEITRLVAARLPDRTTAQWLPLLAARGIWHMPVQDYDQLRDDPQLAHLGVFIDAESVEGAPITLLNHPLRYDGQAPAVRWAPQRLGQQTRDVLGELGYGDAAIDALIAARTVGEPPAARAAAAPTAPLTPAAPASS